In Phormidium yuhuli AB48, one genomic interval encodes:
- a CDS encoding tetratricopeptide repeat protein — protein MAKRKTKKAVTVKKSRGFGKKSLTVELQRVEAYAIKENWQGAYEVLQLLAEQYPDNKKVWDYLSEVAYELRDLDTYQIACEKLVELTPDDADTLYALGNVYMVNMYPLVASQVLEWALAIDPEHKGAPRAREILETVTPKIPEILGELGSDNFEAAVLHERGQIYLAQGNCAAAREAELEVIRHHPDFIPARNNLALVSWTEGNVEEAIATSEAVLESEPNNIHALSNLVHFLVVSGDKEAAQAYGDRLKTSPGEGWDPWTKRVEGLSYLADDAGVVEVLDRAEADQVDDSPVGPLFFHLTAAALARTGDRDRALTQWDKALKQDPNMILAKDNLRDICSPVEERHGAWSFPWEQWLLPTTVKDLRDTLNRVIDNPDIDKTSVLMGQLFQRHPEFLTKLPVIMERGGSQGQEFGLIMAEHLQTPEILEIIKDFALGQNGSDSMRNRAASMATRAGLLPKGQITLWIQGEWRDVMLANYEVFPEPAVNHPKSVQKLLNQAIPYLRQRDKAGAIEAETLLKEALELESDAPDLYHNLATAYILQERHTEADALIDETLERFPDYLFARCAKARRYLNEGDLDAAEALLTPVLSRDRFHTSEFNAFADAYVSLLVAQDQLDKARGWLQMWDGIGSDHPGLTYWKKKLAKL, from the coding sequence ATGGCAAAGCGTAAAACGAAAAAAGCTGTCACCGTTAAAAAGTCCCGTGGCTTCGGGAAAAAAAGTCTCACCGTTGAGCTACAACGGGTGGAAGCCTATGCCATAAAAGAAAATTGGCAGGGGGCGTATGAGGTGCTACAGCTCTTGGCTGAGCAGTATCCTGACAATAAGAAGGTCTGGGACTATCTGTCGGAGGTGGCCTATGAGTTGAGGGACTTAGACACCTACCAGATCGCCTGTGAGAAACTCGTGGAGTTGACGCCGGATGATGCCGATACCCTCTATGCTTTGGGGAACGTCTACATGGTCAACATGTACCCCCTGGTGGCATCGCAAGTCCTAGAGTGGGCCTTAGCCATCGATCCAGAGCATAAAGGCGCTCCCCGGGCCCGGGAGATTCTTGAGACGGTCACCCCGAAAATTCCCGAAATTTTAGGGGAACTGGGTTCAGACAATTTTGAGGCGGCTGTCCTTCATGAACGAGGGCAAATCTATTTAGCACAGGGGAACTGCGCGGCGGCCCGTGAGGCGGAACTGGAGGTGATTCGCCATCATCCAGACTTTATTCCGGCCCGCAATAACTTGGCCCTGGTGAGCTGGACTGAGGGAAATGTCGAGGAGGCGATCGCCACGAGTGAAGCGGTCTTAGAGTCTGAACCGAACAATATCCATGCTCTCTCCAACTTAGTGCATTTTCTCGTGGTTTCAGGAGATAAGGAGGCGGCCCAAGCCTATGGCGATCGCCTCAAAACCAGCCCAGGGGAAGGCTGGGACCCCTGGACAAAACGGGTCGAGGGACTGAGCTATCTCGCTGATGATGCGGGCGTTGTCGAGGTTCTGGACCGAGCTGAAGCCGATCAGGTGGATGACTCCCCAGTCGGGCCGCTCTTTTTCCATCTAACGGCTGCGGCTCTGGCTCGCACTGGGGATAGAGATCGCGCCCTGACGCAGTGGGACAAAGCCTTAAAGCAGGATCCAAATATGATCTTGGCAAAGGATAATCTCAGAGATATTTGCAGTCCCGTGGAGGAGCGTCATGGGGCTTGGTCATTTCCTTGGGAACAGTGGCTGTTGCCCACGACCGTGAAGGATCTGCGTGATACCCTTAACAGGGTTATTGATAACCCTGACATTGATAAGACGTCAGTCTTGATGGGGCAGCTATTTCAGCGTCATCCCGAATTTTTAACGAAGCTACCTGTCATTATGGAGCGGGGAGGCTCCCAAGGGCAAGAATTTGGTCTGATCATGGCCGAACATCTTCAGACCCCGGAAATCTTGGAGATTATCAAAGACTTTGCCCTGGGTCAAAACGGCAGCGACTCGATGCGCAATCGGGCCGCCTCCATGGCTACCCGAGCGGGTCTGCTTCCAAAAGGTCAAATCACCCTCTGGATTCAGGGCGAGTGGCGCGATGTGATGCTGGCAAACTATGAGGTGTTCCCTGAACCTGCTGTCAATCACCCAAAATCGGTGCAAAAACTTCTCAATCAAGCTATTCCATACCTTCGTCAGCGTGATAAGGCTGGAGCGATCGAGGCGGAAACCTTACTCAAGGAAGCCTTAGAACTTGAATCGGATGCGCCGGACCTCTACCATAATTTAGCTACGGCCTATATCCTGCAAGAGCGACATACGGAAGCTGATGCTCTGATTGATGAGACGTTAGAGCGCTTCCCTGACTATTTGTTTGCCCGTTGCGCCAAAGCCCGGCGCTATCTCAATGAGGGCGATCTTGACGCGGCGGAGGCCCTGCTCACTCCGGTCTTGTCTCGCGATCGCTTCCATACGTCAGAATTTAATGCCTTTGCTGATGCCTATGTGTCTCTATTGGTCGCACAAGACCAACTCGATAAAGCTCGGGGTTGGCTGCAAATGTGGGATGGCATTGGTTCAGATCATCCAGGGCTAACCTATTGGAAAAAGAAACTGGCAAAACTCTAG
- a CDS encoding NAD-dependent succinate-semialdehyde dehydrogenase, which translates to MGIASINPATGDTIKTFTALSDAELEAKLERADRAFGQYRHTMIVQRSRWLQNAADILEQKAQTFGEIITLEMGKPIAQAVAEVNKCALVCRYYADNAAEFLADRPVATDASFSYTAYHPLGAILAVMPWNFPLWQVFRFAAPALMAGNVGLLKHASNVPQCALAVESILSEAGFPSGTFQTLLVGADRVPQLLADDRIQAATLTGSEGAGISLAQEAGKNLKKTVLELGGSDPFIVMGSANLEAAVSTAVTARMLNSGQSCIAAKRFILHNSIAEEFERRFLAKLKALTVGDPLSPESDLGPLATSSIRDELHQQVQRLLKQGAQLRLGGELPAGPGNFYPPTLISDIPSGSLADEEEFFGPVALLFRVSTIDEAIALANRVPYGLGASAWTTVAPEQQQFISELEAGAVFINSMVKSDPRLPFGGIKKSGYGRELAVEGIQEFVNIKTVVIDS; encoded by the coding sequence ATGGGTATTGCCAGCATCAACCCCGCCACGGGGGACACCATCAAAACCTTCACGGCCCTAAGCGACGCGGAACTCGAAGCCAAACTCGAACGAGCCGATCGCGCCTTTGGGCAATACCGCCATACCATGATCGTCCAGCGATCGCGCTGGCTCCAGAACGCGGCCGACATCTTGGAACAAAAGGCCCAAACCTTCGGGGAAATCATCACCCTGGAAATGGGAAAACCCATCGCCCAAGCCGTGGCCGAAGTTAACAAATGCGCCCTCGTCTGCCGTTACTACGCTGATAACGCCGCTGAGTTTCTGGCCGATCGCCCCGTGGCCACTGATGCCTCCTTCAGTTACACTGCCTATCATCCCCTGGGGGCGATTCTAGCGGTTATGCCCTGGAATTTCCCCTTGTGGCAAGTGTTTCGCTTTGCCGCCCCTGCCCTCATGGCGGGCAATGTGGGGTTGCTGAAACACGCCTCGAACGTCCCCCAATGTGCCTTAGCTGTTGAGTCCATCCTCTCGGAAGCAGGATTCCCCAGCGGCACGTTTCAAACCTTGCTCGTCGGCGCTGATCGCGTCCCTCAACTTCTGGCCGATGATCGTATCCAAGCAGCGACCCTCACCGGTAGCGAAGGGGCCGGAATCAGCTTAGCTCAGGAAGCGGGTAAAAACCTCAAAAAAACGGTTCTGGAACTCGGAGGGAGTGACCCCTTTATCGTCATGGGGAGTGCTAACCTCGAAGCGGCTGTCAGCACTGCCGTAACGGCTCGAATGCTCAACAGCGGCCAGTCTTGTATCGCTGCCAAGCGTTTTATCCTCCATAACTCGATTGCCGAGGAATTTGAACGGCGCTTCCTCGCTAAACTCAAGGCCTTAACAGTCGGCGATCCTCTCTCCCCGGAATCGGATCTCGGTCCCCTGGCCACCTCAAGCATCCGTGATGAACTCCATCAACAGGTGCAACGGCTTCTCAAACAGGGTGCCCAACTGCGGTTAGGGGGTGAACTCCCCGCAGGACCCGGGAACTTTTATCCCCCCACCCTCATCAGCGATATCCCATCAGGGAGTCTCGCCGATGAGGAAGAGTTCTTCGGTCCTGTGGCTCTGCTATTTCGCGTCAGTACCATTGACGAGGCGATCGCCTTAGCGAACCGCGTCCCCTATGGCTTAGGGGCCAGTGCTTGGACGACGGTTGCCCCAGAACAGCAACAATTCATCAGCGAATTGGAGGCTGGGGCTGTGTTTATCAATAGCATGGTCAAATCTGATCCTCGTCTTCCCTTTGGCGGTATTAAAAAATCAGGGTATGGCCGGGAACTGGCCGTAGAGGGTATTCAAGAATTTGTCAACATTAAAACCGTTGTCATTGATTCATAA
- a CDS encoding acetolactate synthase large subunit: MNTAELLVKCLENEGVKYVFGLPGEENMQVLEALRGSPIQFVTTRHEQGAAFMADVYGRLTGKAGVCLSTLGPGATNLMTGVADANLDGAPLVAITGQVGTDRMHIESHQYLDLVAMFAPVTKWNSQIVRPSNTPEIVRKAFKRAQQEKPGAVHIDLPENIAEMPVQGDPLKCDRQDKIYASYKSLNEAAAAISRANNPLILVGNGAIRDDASDALTEFATRLNIPVANTFMGKGAIPYTHPLALWTVGLQQRDYISCGFDNTDLVIAVGYDLIEYSPKKWNPKGEIPIVHIGTDSAEIDSSYIPLVEVVGNITDSLNEILRRSDRASKTTPHALSLRDDIRQDYEQHANDNEFPLKPQKLIYDLRQVMGPDDVVISDVGAHKMWIARHYHCERPNTCLISNGFAAMGIAIPGAIAAKLVHPDRKVVAATGDGGFMMNCQELETALRTKTPFVTIIFNDGGYGLIEWKQEAQYGRASFIEFGNPDFVKFAESMGLKGYRVTSTEEFVPILKEALNQDVPAVIDCPVDYRENARFSAKSGELSCPM; encoded by the coding sequence ATGAACACTGCGGAACTCTTAGTCAAATGTCTGGAAAATGAAGGCGTGAAATATGTCTTCGGTTTGCCGGGTGAAGAAAATATGCAAGTTTTGGAAGCCTTGCGAGGCTCACCGATTCAGTTTGTCACCACCCGTCATGAACAGGGTGCGGCCTTCATGGCGGATGTTTATGGCCGCCTAACGGGGAAAGCGGGGGTTTGTCTGTCTACCCTCGGTCCTGGGGCGACGAATCTGATGACGGGGGTGGCGGATGCGAACCTCGATGGTGCGCCCCTGGTGGCGATTACGGGCCAGGTGGGAACGGATCGGATGCACATTGAATCCCATCAATATCTGGATTTGGTGGCCATGTTTGCTCCGGTGACCAAGTGGAACTCACAGATTGTACGCCCGAGCAATACGCCGGAAATCGTCCGTAAAGCTTTTAAACGGGCCCAACAGGAGAAACCCGGGGCGGTTCATATTGATTTGCCGGAAAATATTGCGGAGATGCCGGTGCAGGGAGACCCCCTCAAGTGCGATCGCCAGGATAAAATTTATGCTTCCTATAAAAGTCTCAATGAGGCAGCGGCAGCAATTTCCCGGGCAAACAACCCCTTGATTTTGGTGGGCAATGGGGCGATTCGTGATGATGCCAGCGATGCCCTGACGGAGTTTGCGACTCGCTTGAATATCCCGGTGGCCAATACTTTTATGGGCAAGGGGGCGATTCCCTATACTCATCCTCTGGCTCTCTGGACGGTGGGATTGCAACAACGAGACTATATCAGTTGTGGCTTCGACAACACAGATTTGGTGATTGCGGTGGGCTATGACTTGATTGAGTATTCTCCCAAGAAATGGAATCCTAAGGGAGAAATTCCGATTGTCCATATTGGCACCGATTCGGCGGAGATTGACAGCAGCTACATTCCTCTGGTGGAAGTGGTGGGCAATATCACGGATTCTCTGAACGAGATTTTACGCCGTTCTGACCGCGCCAGCAAAACCACCCCTCATGCTCTTTCTCTGCGGGATGACATTCGCCAGGATTACGAGCAACACGCCAATGATAATGAGTTTCCTCTGAAGCCTCAGAAGTTGATTTATGATTTGCGTCAGGTGATGGGGCCCGATGATGTGGTGATTTCTGATGTGGGAGCCCATAAGATGTGGATTGCTCGCCATTATCACTGTGAACGGCCCAATACTTGTTTGATTTCCAATGGTTTTGCGGCCATGGGGATTGCGATTCCTGGGGCGATCGCCGCTAAACTGGTGCATCCAGACCGCAAAGTCGTGGCGGCGACGGGGGATGGCGGCTTCATGATGAACTGTCAGGAGTTGGAGACGGCTCTGCGTACGAAGACTCCCTTTGTCACCATTATTTTTAATGATGGGGGCTATGGCTTAATTGAGTGGAAGCAGGAGGCTCAATATGGACGGGCTTCGTTTATTGAGTTCGGCAACCCCGATTTTGTCAAGTTCGCGGAAAGTATGGGCTTGAAGGGCTATCGGGTGACCTCTACGGAGGAGTTTGTGCCGATTTTGAAAGAAGCCCTGAATCAAGATGTGCCGGCGGTGATTGATTGTCCGGTGGATTATCGAGAAAATGCCCGCTTTTCCGCGAAATCGGGTGAGTTGAGCTGTCCGATGTAA
- a CDS encoding DUF1822 family protein produces the protein MSYQYGPLTFNVPITAEMRARASQASQQHSNVDKSRQVYHNVLVVLAVEYYCQCMAIETQLKASSVWNPALQVLANTAELPLKALGAVQCCMVAGQDTTVRVPAEAQHDRLGYVAVGLDEEFQEAVLLGFCERLPGEGEQFALQHWDDLDGFLGRVEELEAESSPTPPALTQLSQWLRGRVAEGWDSLETLMSGQHLTPAWAVRGPAGATEIRDNSLIKRGKLLHFEGMSEAIILLISLESELAEETDIAVEVQSLDRQTELPLNLEISILDDEGHSVMQAVAKSSEHIKLRFSGEPDERFGVKVALGSVSFIEQFVI, from the coding sequence ATGAGTTATCAGTATGGCCCGTTAACCTTTAATGTTCCGATTACCGCTGAGATGCGTGCGAGGGCAAGTCAGGCCAGTCAGCAGCACAGTAATGTTGATAAATCCAGGCAAGTTTATCATAATGTGTTAGTGGTTTTAGCGGTCGAGTATTACTGTCAATGTATGGCAATTGAGACCCAGTTAAAGGCAAGTTCGGTTTGGAATCCGGCGTTACAGGTATTAGCCAATACGGCGGAGTTACCCCTCAAGGCGTTAGGAGCTGTTCAATGTTGTATGGTGGCCGGTCAGGACACGACTGTGAGGGTGCCGGCGGAGGCCCAACATGATAGGTTAGGCTATGTGGCAGTGGGCTTGGATGAGGAGTTTCAGGAAGCCGTTTTATTGGGATTTTGTGAGAGACTTCCTGGGGAGGGGGAACAGTTTGCCCTACAACATTGGGATGACCTGGATGGGTTTTTAGGGAGGGTTGAGGAGTTGGAAGCTGAGTCGTCGCCAACGCCACCGGCGTTGACTCAGTTAAGCCAATGGCTTCGGGGTCGGGTGGCGGAGGGATGGGATAGTCTGGAAACGCTGATGTCTGGACAACACTTAACCCCAGCTTGGGCGGTTAGAGGTCCGGCCGGGGCGACGGAGATACGGGATAATTCTCTGATTAAACGGGGGAAACTGCTTCATTTTGAGGGGATGAGTGAGGCGATTATCCTACTCATTAGTTTGGAGTCAGAACTGGCTGAGGAAACGGATATTGCGGTAGAGGTGCAGTCTCTTGACCGTCAGACTGAGTTGCCTCTAAATTTAGAGATTTCCATTTTAGATGATGAGGGTCATTCGGTGATGCAGGCTGTTGCCAAAAGTTCTGAACATATTAAACTTAGGTTTAGTGGGGAGCCTGATGAGAGGTTTGGTGTTAAAGTGGCGCTGGGAAGTGTGAGTTTTATTGAGCAGTTTGTGATTTAA
- a CDS encoding CHASE2 domain-containing protein, whose protein sequence is MTKLVTLKLTGNLDKSGFEVFLEMSAEGDRPSIEEDGKLPPAPDLLNQLEYHWLETYRPLSAPYRIKAQEIEYSGSIQTRLKACKESGKTLRDRLNTWLDAESFRDIDRLLRQQLKPDDDIRVLIRTNDTRLHKLPWHLWSFCESYPKTEIALSPPKFQRRERFSSTGGRQKIRILAILGHRENIDVTGDRQTLENLPGAKVKFLDEPSLSKINDQLWDQPWDIIFFAGHSETEGDEGRIHINPRESLTIDELWYALRKAVNQGLQVAIFNSCDGLGLARRLDDLQIPITIVMRELIPDRVAHEFLKHFLLGFADGKPFYEAVREARERLQGMEKEFPCASWLPVVCQHPWEVPPTWQGLLTPLTPRPVKTSPWWQGLGTVLVASMLVTSLVMGGRSLGWLEQSELNAYDHLLRSRPAEAPDPRLLIIKVTEGDLQRLGTDPISDEALLHLFQRLEQYQPRLIGLNIFRDKPQEPGHQAFIEYLEQSDNVVAVCDMGIDDQPETIISPPPGLNEASLGFSDIVYDESDMLVRRYLLEMPAGPPCDTRFAFSFQLAMRYLEQEGYRLEETSDNDFKISDSDKVFYELPPTAGGYRLSEKQIADSYQILINYRSGSTVARTLTFSQVMDNLIDEQLNEIVRDKIVLIGNQKRSRNNFYSTPYTTYETPLPHVVLQAHLISQILSAVLDNRPLLGWWSQGSEALWIWVWAGVGGLLAWFSRKAIIFTLGIAVAGGTIVFAGFMLLLHGVWIPTVPAILSLCITGISLIFYKESKI, encoded by the coding sequence ATGACGAAGTTAGTGACTCTAAAATTGACAGGAAACTTAGATAAGAGTGGTTTTGAGGTATTCTTAGAAATGAGTGCTGAGGGCGATCGCCCGTCGATTGAGGAGGACGGTAAGTTGCCCCCGGCTCCCGATTTACTCAATCAGTTGGAATACCACTGGTTGGAGACCTATCGCCCGTTGAGTGCCCCCTATCGTATCAAGGCCCAGGAGATTGAATATAGCGGCTCGATTCAGACGCGCTTGAAGGCTTGTAAGGAGTCGGGGAAGACGTTGCGCGATCGCCTCAATACTTGGTTGGATGCGGAGTCATTTCGAGACATTGATCGTTTATTACGGCAACAGCTTAAGCCTGATGATGATATCCGGGTTCTTATTCGCACCAATGACACCCGTTTACATAAACTTCCCTGGCATCTGTGGAGTTTTTGCGAGAGTTATCCTAAAACGGAAATTGCTTTGAGTCCTCCTAAGTTTCAGCGTCGTGAGCGATTTTCCTCGACTGGGGGCAGGCAGAAGATTCGGATTTTGGCGATTTTGGGGCATCGTGAGAATATTGATGTGACGGGCGATCGTCAAACTCTGGAGAATTTACCGGGTGCGAAAGTTAAATTCTTAGATGAACCCAGTCTGTCTAAGATTAACGATCAGCTCTGGGACCAGCCTTGGGATATTATCTTTTTTGCCGGTCATAGTGAAACGGAGGGGGACGAGGGACGGATTCATATTAATCCCCGGGAGAGTTTGACCATTGATGAACTGTGGTATGCCTTGCGCAAGGCGGTGAATCAGGGGTTACAGGTGGCGATTTTCAACTCCTGTGATGGGTTGGGGTTGGCCCGTCGTTTAGATGACCTGCAAATCCCGATTACGATTGTGATGCGGGAGTTAATTCCGGATCGGGTGGCTCATGAGTTTTTGAAACATTTTCTCTTGGGATTTGCTGACGGAAAGCCTTTTTATGAGGCGGTGCGGGAAGCGCGGGAGCGGTTACAGGGGATGGAAAAGGAATTTCCCTGTGCCAGTTGGCTGCCGGTGGTGTGTCAGCATCCTTGGGAGGTTCCGCCGACATGGCAAGGGTTATTAACGCCGTTGACGCCCCGGCCGGTGAAGACTTCGCCCTGGTGGCAGGGGTTGGGGACGGTGTTGGTGGCTAGTATGCTGGTGACGAGTTTGGTGATGGGGGGGCGATCGTTGGGTTGGTTGGAACAGTCTGAGTTGAATGCTTATGACCATTTGCTGCGATCGCGTCCCGCTGAGGCTCCCGATCCTCGACTGTTGATTATCAAAGTCACAGAAGGCGATTTACAACGATTAGGAACTGACCCGATTTCTGATGAAGCTTTGCTGCATCTTTTTCAAAGATTAGAACAGTATCAACCTCGTTTAATAGGTCTTAATATTTTTAGAGATAAGCCACAAGAGCCAGGTCATCAAGCCTTCATTGAATACCTAGAACAGAGTGATAACGTGGTTGCTGTTTGTGATATGGGTATAGATGACCAACCGGAAACTATAATCAGTCCCCCCCCTGGACTTAATGAAGCATCCTTAGGTTTTAGTGATATTGTGTATGATGAATCCGATATGTTAGTCAGACGTTATCTTTTAGAAATGCCCGCAGGTCCTCCTTGTGACACCCGTTTCGCCTTTAGTTTTCAACTAGCAATGCGCTACTTAGAGCAGGAAGGTTACAGGCTTGAAGAAACATCTGATAACGATTTCAAAATTAGCGATAGCGATAAGGTGTTTTACGAATTGCCCCCAACGGCTGGGGGGTATCGACTTTCAGAGAAACAAATAGCCGATAGCTATCAAATCTTGATCAACTATAGATCTGGAAGTACTGTTGCTCGAACCCTGACATTCTCTCAGGTCATGGATAACTTGATTGATGAACAGCTAAATGAGATTGTCCGAGATAAAATTGTTTTAATTGGCAATCAAAAAAGGAGTCGTAATAACTTTTATTCAACCCCATATACAACCTATGAAACACCATTGCCACATGTTGTTCTTCAAGCACACTTAATCAGTCAGATTTTAAGTGCTGTACTCGACAACCGTCCTTTATTGGGTTGGTGGAGTCAGGGAAGCGAAGCCCTCTGGATTTGGGTTTGGGCAGGGGTTGGGGGGCTACTAGCCTGGTTTAGCCGCAAAGCCATTATTTTTACACTTGGTATTGCTGTTGCTGGGGGGACGATTGTTTTTGCTGGGTTTATGCTATTATTACATGGCGTTTGGATACCCACCGTCCCAGCCATCTTATCTTTGTGTATAACTGGGATTTCTTTAATTTTCTATAAGGAATCTAAGATCTAA
- a CDS encoding DUF928 domain-containing protein, producing the protein MKLSANHKLQLTALSIFVLSFSQPLLAYAGEANQLRQGLSKNLIEFIFNRNSEEESANDGSDSERPRRRPTGRTPGADRDDCPATALPLTALIPVYDDHDDYDEPPLTISEHPTFWFYIPHQPEEIVAGEFVYTNQNGEQLYRGFFELENTPGIVNITIPPESGTSLSVDHDYRWVFKLLCNPRDPSSYVFLEGDIKRVDIEEELMTELNSQEDEDYIVYARHGIWHDALTSLGSRLRADETEEVIQDNWRKILEDHDLGHLTDEPVLECCTPEQL; encoded by the coding sequence ATGAAATTATCAGCAAACCACAAACTACAACTCACCGCCCTGAGCATTTTTGTCCTAAGTTTCAGTCAGCCATTACTAGCCTATGCAGGTGAAGCAAATCAATTAAGACAAGGGTTGAGTAAAAATCTGATTGAATTCATTTTTAATCGCAACTCAGAGGAGGAAAGTGCGAATGATGGCTCAGACTCTGAGCGACCAAGACGTAGACCAACAGGACGAACTCCAGGAGCTGACCGTGATGATTGCCCAGCTACTGCATTGCCTTTGACAGCTTTAATTCCAGTCTATGATGATCATGATGATTATGATGAACCACCTTTAACAATTTCTGAGCATCCTACGTTTTGGTTTTATATCCCTCATCAACCCGAGGAGATAGTTGCTGGAGAGTTCGTTTATACCAATCAAAATGGCGAACAATTGTATCGGGGATTTTTTGAACTTGAAAATACACCCGGTATTGTCAATATAACGATTCCACCTGAATCGGGAACGAGTTTATCTGTTGATCACGACTACCGTTGGGTTTTCAAGCTACTTTGCAATCCACGAGATCCATCTAGCTATGTTTTTTTGGAGGGAGATATTAAACGAGTTGATATTGAAGAAGAACTGATGACTGAATTAAACTCGCAGGAGGATGAAGATTATATCGTTTATGCACGTCATGGAATTTGGCATGATGCTTTAACCAGTCTAGGCTCCAGGTTACGTGCTGATGAGACAGAGGAGGTCATTCAAGACAACTGGCGTAAAATTTTGGAGGATCATGATTTAGGTCATCTTACTGATGAACCTGTTTTAGAGTGTTGTACACCAGAACAGCTATAA
- a CDS encoding CHASE2 domain-containing protein — METIIAILSIVINTIAMMGTVLAVLLQYQQNQNAKSSEPRQLKFPAALYRISKLILASFFVTFVVMGVRPTGILQGFELSAFDHMMRQRPNETRDQRLLAITISEQDIQSQDNLEGGSVSISEPNLIRLIDKLETSYQPAIIGLDLYLDWVGNDELISILGQKENIFILCKVSDEDIGIPPPAGVPSGKVGFSDVLLDPDDVVRRHLLLMTPPLQSACSTRYAFSLQIANSYLKNKDVIISDDDSGNIKIGDSSLPLINFESGRFGGYQNIDAQGYQIMLNYRSYYNQNEFIERLTLTDFLESEVNMNLEDRIVLVGVTADSAGDFWDTPYNSGQADNRMPGVILQAHLISQLLSFGLDDRPLISALPDWSSSSMVWSTCLGWGLLFGFLGDKILRGLLGGCLFGSLYWVCSYTLTQGVWLPFVPSLIGGILTGVGVVAYRAYNHNSTK; from the coding sequence ATGGAAACAATTATTGCCATTTTAAGTATTGTTATCAATACGATCGCGATGATGGGCACGGTTCTTGCTGTACTTCTGCAATATCAACAAAACCAGAATGCAAAATCTTCTGAGCCACGTCAACTCAAATTCCCGGCGGCACTCTACCGGATTTCTAAACTAATACTTGCCAGTTTTTTTGTGACTTTTGTAGTCATGGGAGTTCGCCCTACAGGTATTTTGCAAGGGTTTGAGCTAAGCGCCTTCGATCACATGATGAGGCAGCGTCCCAATGAAACTCGAGACCAACGCTTGTTAGCGATTACTATTTCTGAGCAAGATATACAGTCTCAAGATAATCTAGAGGGAGGTAGTGTTTCCATTTCAGAACCAAATTTAATTAGGTTGATAGACAAACTTGAAACTAGCTATCAACCTGCAATTATCGGGTTAGATCTTTACTTAGATTGGGTGGGAAATGACGAGTTGATTAGTATACTGGGACAAAAAGAAAACATCTTTATACTTTGCAAAGTTAGCGATGAGGATATCGGAATTCCTCCACCAGCGGGTGTTCCTAGTGGAAAAGTTGGTTTCAGTGATGTTTTACTTGATCCAGATGATGTTGTTCGTCGCCATCTGTTATTAATGACACCTCCTCTTCAGTCTGCTTGTTCCACGCGCTATGCTTTTAGCTTACAAATTGCTAACTCTTATTTGAAAAATAAAGACGTTATCATTTCGGATGATGATTCGGGTAATATTAAGATTGGAGATTCGAGTTTGCCACTCATTAACTTTGAATCAGGACGTTTTGGTGGTTACCAAAATATTGATGCACAGGGTTACCAAATCATGCTTAACTATCGGTCTTACTACAACCAAAATGAATTTATCGAAAGGCTGACGCTTACTGATTTTTTAGAATCGGAGGTTAACATGAATTTAGAAGATCGAATTGTCCTAGTTGGGGTAACCGCTGACAGTGCTGGTGATTTTTGGGACACTCCTTATAACTCTGGACAGGCTGATAACAGAATGCCAGGTGTCATTTTACAAGCTCATCTCATTAGTCAACTTTTAAGTTTTGGACTTGATGATAGGCCCTTAATTTCGGCATTACCCGACTGGTCATCGTCTTCTATGGTTTGGAGTACATGCCTAGGCTGGGGATTGCTGTTTGGATTTTTGGGTGACAAAATTCTACGAGGATTATTGGGAGGATGTCTATTTGGATCATTATATTGGGTCTGTTCATATACCTTGACTCAGGGGGTCTGGTTGCCGTTTGTTCCATCTTTAATTGGAGGGATATTGACTGGAGTTGGAGTGGTTGCTTATCGTGCATACAACCATAACTCCACAAAATAA